A DNA window from Arachis duranensis cultivar V14167 chromosome 3, aradu.V14167.gnm2.J7QH, whole genome shotgun sequence contains the following coding sequences:
- the LOC107477820 gene encoding probable F-box protein At5g04010: MVWGQYANFQCFSNSVKNVVGTTEKAHFRNELILSEPQMDNPPSATLSPPPWEVLVLVAHYLDPKTLAIASCVSNSWSSSMSSDHLWIPFLTAHFPSLSNLPSSSADAVSCRRLFGIGHSAVKRRRKNPTKLKLSLADLVFAVSISSADSSVFSVTKSGESLVMDPPGVFRFDVGFGSDGAAVEESLKEVKITWNVILKGWREVFTMMSCKGKINFVAGAEGWFSKELPAPGCCSSAVGSAVVADMYVGLMCGGKRSNGKVKVNKVSVGILSVVDWRYISVQDGLRYLQHFLLT, translated from the exons ATGGTTTGGGGTCAATATGCAAATTTCCAATGTTTCAGCAATTCGGTGAAAAACGTAGTGGGAACCACCGAAAAAGCTCACTTTAGGAAC GAACTCATCCTTTCAGAACCCCAAATGGATAATCCTCCTTCTGCAACGCTATCACCACCGCCATGGGAGGTCCTTGTTCTCGTCGCTCACTACCTTGACCCCAAAACCCTCGCCATAGCTTCCTGCGTCTCAAACTCATGGTCGTCTTCAATGTCTTCCGACCACCTCTGGATACCATTCCTCACCGCCCATTTTCCTTCTCTCTCGAACCTTCCGTCTTCTTCTGCAGATGCCGTTTCATGCCGCCGTCTGTTCGGAATAGGCCACTCCGCTGTCAAGCGCCGCCGCAAGAATCCCACAAAGCTGAAGCTCTCCCTCGCAGACCTCGTTTTCGCCGTCTCAATTTCCTCGGCCGATTCCAGCGTCTTCTCCGTGACAAAATCCGGCGAGTCGCTGGTTATGGATCCTCCGGGCGTGTTTCGCTTCGACGTTGGCTTTGGCTCCGATGGTGCGGCGGTTGAGGAAAGCCTGAAGGAGGTGAAGATCACTTGGAACGTGATATTGAAAGGGTGGAGAGAGGTTTTCACCATGATGAGCTGTAAGgggaaaattaattttgtggcTGGTGCGGAGGGGTGGTTCTCGAAGGAGCTTCCAGCTCCAGGGTGTTGCTCGAGTGCGGTGGGGAGTGCAGTGGTGGCGGATATGTACGTGGGATTAATGTGCGGTGGAAAGAGGAGTAATGGGAAGGTGAAGGTGAATAAGGTGAGTGTGGGGATTTTGAGTGTTGTGGATTGGAGGTATATTAGTGTTCAAGATGGTCTTAGGTATTTGCAACATTTTCTGCTAACTTAA